The DNA region ATTTTATTCGACTCAGTAGAGTTACTTAGAAAAATGGTTGATCAAATCAAAACTGGTAATGACAACGCTCTTGATAAATTAAACACACAGGCCTTTGTTACAAGATTAAATTGGTTATCAGATAAATTTAAAGATATTGAGCGTTCATCATGTGCAGTTGAGCCAGATCGTGAGAATCTGTCTCAATCTTCAATTGATGATCTCATGTCAAGTTTAGGATTATAAGACTGGAGTAAATAATGTCGGCTAAACATAACTTTATTGAGTTCTCAAAGCCATTTATCGAAGCGGCACGAAATGTCTTCGAGACTATGGTATTTACGAAACTCGATCCCCAAAAGCCAAGTATCAAGCAAGGAAATACATCTAAGGGTGATGTTTCGGCGGTTCTAGGCCTTAATGGTGAAGTAGAAAAAGATGGCGTTAAAAGGCCATATAGAGCAATGCTTGTCCTCTCATGGCCATATGAAACATACTTTAAAGTAGCTTCTGCCATGCTTATGGATACATTCACTGAATTTAATGAAGAAATTCAAGATGTCGGTGGAGAGATTACAAATATGATTATGGGTAATGCCAAACGAGATCTCGCAGGACTTGGTTACACATCAAATATGGCCATCCCATCCATGATAGAAGGTAAAGAGCACACAATCTCTTATCCGAATGGAACGATCGTTATCCTTATCCCAATTAGCTCTGCCCATGGACCAATGTACATGGAACTTTGCTATGCTGAAGGTGATGGTAACTAAGATAATTCAGTATAAGGGAGCTTATTAGTTCCCTTCCAATTATTAAGGGCCACTTCTAATTGTGGCCTTTCTTCATTTTCCTCACTAATATCGACACTCGCATAAGTAAGAAGATCCTGACCTTTTCCAAAATCTAGATGATACATTCTCGTCCACGTTCCCGTATTGATAAAAGTTTGTCCCGTTGAAAAAGTTCTGATAACAGGCTCATGAGTATGCCCAACAAGAAGGACTCTTACCTCTTCATTTTCCTGTAAGTACTTCTCAGTCAAAAGTTCGTAATCTTGAAAGAGCTCAAGCTCTTTTTTGACGAGATCAAATATTTTAGAAAGGTTCTTAGATTGTTTAATGATGAAAATCGATCGCACCATGAAAAAGTAAAAAGCATTAGCGAGCATGAAACGAATCGTAAAAAGTGGATCATAAATAAGACCGTTAATAAGAAATTTTTTGATCGGTCTTACGGCATTAATATGGTCTCTTTCTTCTTTAAACTTGTTAATAATTCTTGTGACATAGTAAGAACCCCAAGGAGGATTGAAATATCGATCTCCCGACTTTGCTTCAATGATAGAGTCATTGGGATCAAATTGATGAGCAAGCTCGTACTCATGACCATGTCTAATGACAATTCCCTTATAAGGAGAATAGTCTGCATCAGGGTTTAAAAGAATTTGAAAGTTCTCTCTCCCCTTTTCACTAAGACGATCTTTTAAAACTTTTTGGCAACTTTCAAAGACCATCTCGGCATCATGGTTACCAATGATATAAGTGATTTTCTTTTTCTTCTTACTCGCAAATTCATCAAACGCATTAATGACTTCTTTGTGAGCATCAAGAATCATTTCTGTTTTTTTAATGGCGGCCTTTTCTGACCAATATTCATCATCGTAATACTCTACATAAGGAACTGCCAAATGATCAAGAAGATCTCCATTGATCACGAGCTCAACCTCACGATGTAAGTAATCCCCACTACTATAGAAATCGAGGAAATCAACAAGCTCTTCATCGAAATGAAAGTCCTCCAGATAATTTCGATCTCCATTAACGTATTGTCCCGCCCCAAGGTGGATATCGCTTATGACAATAACAGACTTTATAATTTTATCTTTTTGCAGGAATCTCATATGCTTTTTGACCTATTTTTAATTCAACCTCTTGCGAAGAAGGACTAAGTGGGTAGAAGAAATAGCGTTGGTTAGTTTGAAACTTGATCTCAACCGTTGAAGGTATTTGGCCAGGCTTCGTGTTGACGAAAACTTTTTGATCACCACTTGAACTCTCAATTTTTCCATAGAGTTTAGAGAGTGTCTTATTTTCTATAATAACAGCGACTTGTCTAGCTTTCGTTATAGATTTTATACCAACAAATTGCGAGGGAGCCAGGACTTTGAAGTGATCTCCGTAGGCCTTAATGATAAAGGCAGAAGATCTCTCAACGGCCTGTGTTGATAAAGAGATAAAAAACAAAGAAAAGATAAATAATTTCAATATATTCACACGTTTATTCTATCAAAAATGGCACTGACTTTACATTGGAAGATCTTTCCCTTTAGTACAACCACTCTTATTACAGTAAACGATTGCGCCGAAAGGGATACTGGAGGCCATCTAATGCTCGAACTATTTAGAAAATCAAAAGTACTTAAAGAAAATCTGGCGACAAAGCGATCAAAGCTTAAACGCTCATTCTTATCAAATAAAGAAAATCAATGGATTCTTAAAGACCGTTATTTACTTGAGTCTTTTAAGTCATTTTTTGATCGACTGAATGAAAAGCAAGTTACAAGGCTATTAAAAGAAAGGCCCATCGCTTTTATTAAGGCCCAAGGAAAATACGCCTGTGCCCTTAGTGCACAAAAAGACTTTCACATTATC from Halobacteriovorax sp. GB3 includes:
- a CDS encoding chemotaxis protein CheX, translated to MSAKHNFIEFSKPFIEAARNVFETMVFTKLDPQKPSIKQGNTSKGDVSAVLGLNGEVEKDGVKRPYRAMLVLSWPYETYFKVASAMLMDTFTEFNEEIQDVGGEITNMIMGNAKRDLAGLGYTSNMAIPSMIEGKEHTISYPNGTIVILIPISSAHGPMYMELCYAEGDGN
- a CDS encoding metallophosphoesterase: MRFLQKDKIIKSVIVISDIHLGAGQYVNGDRNYLEDFHFDEELVDFLDFYSSGDYLHREVELVINGDLLDHLAVPYVEYYDDEYWSEKAAIKKTEMILDAHKEVINAFDEFASKKKKKITYIIGNHDAEMVFESCQKVLKDRLSEKGRENFQILLNPDADYSPYKGIVIRHGHEYELAHQFDPNDSIIEAKSGDRYFNPPWGSYYVTRIINKFKEERDHINAVRPIKKFLINGLIYDPLFTIRFMLANAFYFFMVRSIFIIKQSKNLSKIFDLVKKELELFQDYELLTEKYLQENEEVRVLLVGHTHEPVIRTFSTGQTFINTGTWTRMYHLDFGKGQDLLTYASVDISEENEERPQLEVALNNWKGTNKLPYTELS